The Castanea sativa cultivar Marrone di Chiusa Pesio chromosome 11, ASM4071231v1 genome contains a region encoding:
- the LOC142616489 gene encoding uncharacterized protein LOC142616489 — MASTEGSAHSNPTHTQFTQPSSNSNTESNSPNPFLLRASENPGNILVTQPLLGMKNYQSWSRAMVLALTTKKKIGFVNEKISMPNIDSPLYEDWESFNTMVLSWLINSMHFDVSSSIMYCETAREMWIELQNLFSQGNGPKIYNLQREISHISQNQMSVTEYYSKFKKL; from the coding sequence ATGGCCTCTACTGAAGGAAGTGCTCACTCCAATCCCACACACACTCAATTCACACAACCAAGCTCAAATTCTAATACTGAGTCTAATTCACCCAATCCATTCTTGCTTAGGGCAAGTGAGAATCCAGGCAATATCTTGGTTACTCAGCCACTGCTTGGGATGAAGAACTATCAATCTTGGTCTAGGGCTATGGTTCTAGCACTCACTACCAAGAAGAAGATAGGTTTTGTGAATGAAAAGATTTCAATGCCTAATATTGATTCTCCCTTGTATGAAGATTGGGAAAGTTTTAATACAATGGTGCTTTCTTGGCTGATCAATTCCATGCATTTTGATGTTTCTAGTAGCATCATGTATTGTGAAACTGCAAGAGAGATGTGGATTGAATTACAAAATCTCTTTTCTCAGGGAAATGGTCCAAAGATTTACAATCTACAAAGAGAGATTTCACATATATCTCAGAATCAAATGTCAGTAACTGAGTATTACTCCAAGTTCAAGAAGCTTTAG
- the LOC142614655 gene encoding F-box/kelch-repeat protein At3g06240-like, which translates to MRFRCVSKSLYSSITTHDFISTHLNNIKNDHDHDHDNGYVIHMPLWVTSHPMCSSPHPDTPVCTVAFHRTFDRISEVRIPFDFDFECAEIVGSCNGLLCLATSNNVIYLWNPSIRKFKRLPDTCLRSKNSAILGFAYHSENDDYKVVRILDLSRDLPTIEVYTLSSDSWKNVGILSTKANFCYRNSLLPTPLVSGALHWLAFIKEGERTNWRNSIISFDVNTETSRKLALPYDSDYAYRIALFKGKLAFITHNQYHYRYSIWVMEEYGVVESWNKLFVVPFQRAPYCLVFTECGSLLVSYTYFNDLVGSQGFKFVLIDAETLHEKKDPDIQCPSYVATFMESLVLLDYGANLGFY; encoded by the coding sequence ATGAGATTCAGGTGCGTATCCAAATCCTTGTACTCCTCAATCACCACTCACGATTTCATCTCCACCCaccttaataatataaaaaatgatcatgATCATGATCATGACAATGGTTATGTCATACACATGCCCTTGTGGGTAACAAGTCACCCGATGTGTTCATCTCCTCATCCTGACACACCAGTCTGTACGGTCGCTTTCCATCGCACGTTTGATAGGATTTCCGAGGTTAGAATTccctttgattttgattttgagtgtgccgaaatagtgggttCGTGCAATGGCTTATTGTGTTTAGCCACTTCGAataatgttatatatttgtggaaCCCCAGCATTAGAAAATTCAAGAGGTTGCCCGATACTTGCTTACGAAGTAAAAATTCTGCTATTCTCGGATTTGCCTATCATTCTGAGAATGATGACTACAAGGTTGTCAGGATTTTAGATTTGTCTAGGGATCTACCTACGATTGAGGTGTACACATTAAGTTCAGATTCATGGAAAAATGTTGGAATCTTGTCTACTAAGGCTAACTTCTGCTATAGGAATTCTCTTTTGCCAACCCCATTGGTTAGTGGAGCTTTGCACTGGCTGGCATTTATCAAAGAAGGAGAAAGGACTAACTGGAGGAATTCTATTATTTCATTTGATGTCAATACTGAGACATCCAGAAAGCTAGCACTGCCCTATGATTCTGACTATGCCTACCGCATTGCATTATTCAAGGGGAAACTGGCTTTCATTACACATAACCAATATCACTACCGATACTCCATATGGGTGATGGAGGAGTATGGTGTGGTTGAGTCTTGGAATAAACTTTTTGTTGTACCATTCCAAAGAGCACCTTATTGCCTTGTCTTTACCGAGTGTGGTTCACTTCTGGTTTCCTACACCTATTTTAATGATCTAGTAGGGAGTCAGGGATTTAAGTTTGTATTGATTGATGCTGAAACTCTACATGAGAAGAAGGATCCTGATATCCAATGTCCTTCGTATGTAGCTACTTTCATGGAGAGCCTTGTCTTACTTGATTATGGAGCAAACTTGGGGTTTTACTAA
- the LOC142614654 gene encoding F-box/kelch-repeat protein At3g06240-like, giving the protein MSEMREPPILRPRKINHLPYDIVLNIMERLPVKSVMRFRCVSKSMDSSITTHDFISAHLNNINKNHDHENGYVIHMPSWEASHPLSSSPHPDTPVCTVAFDRTFDRISEVRVPFDFDFKGAQIVGSCNGLLCLATLDNVIYLWNPSIRKFKRLPDTCLGKLKSVSVRLGFAYRSENDDYKVVRISSFTTLIHEVEVYTSSSDSWRRVGNSWTDNFIFCYKNLLVPAPLVSGALHWMAFMVEEQAIGPRRSIMSFDVNTETFRKLALPNYTGSSYCISLFKGKLAFTTHDKHGSQYSIWVMKNYGVVESWNKLFVVPFQRAAYCHAFTEYGSLLVSYSYLNDLVWSQGFKIVLIDAETLHEKKDPDIQCPSYVATFMESLVLLDDGAKAVSY; this is encoded by the coding sequence atgTCCGAAATGAGAGAACCGCCGATTCTCCGACCCAGGAAGATCAACCATCTTCCTTACGACATCGTACTCAACATCATGGAAAGGCTGCCGGTGAAATCAGTGATGAGATTCAGGTGCGTTTCCAAATCCATGGACTCCTCAATCACCACTCACGATTTCATCTCCGCCCACCTTAATAACATCAACAAAAATCATGATCATGAAAATGGTTATGTCATTCACATGCCCTCGTGGGAAGCAAGTCACCCTTTGTCTTCATCTCCTCATCCTGACACACCAGTCTGTACGGTCGCTTTCGATCGCACGTTTGATAGGATTTCCGAGGTTAGAGTTccctttgattttgattttaaggGTGCCCAAATAGTGGGTTCTTGCAATGGCTTATTGTGTTTAGCCACTTTGGataatgttatatatttgtggaaCCCCAGCATAAGAAAATTCAAGAGGTTGCCCGATACTTGCTTAGGAAAGTTAAAGTCTGTGTCTGTTAGACTCGGATTTGCCTATCGTTCCGAGAATGATGACTACAAGGTTGTCAGGATTTCATCTTTTACTACACTTATACATGAGGTTGAGGTGTACACATCAAGTTCAGATTCATGGAGAAGGGTTGGAAACTCGTGGACAGACAATTTTATCTTCTGCTATAAGAATCTTCTTGTGCCAGCCCCATTGGTTAGTGGAGCTTTGCACTGGATGGCATTTATGGTAGAAGAACAAGCGATTGGTCCGAGAAGGTCTATTATGTCATTTGATGTCAATACTGAGACATTCAGAAAGCTAGCTCTGCCCAATTATACTGGCAGTTCCTACTGTATTTCATTATTCAAGGGGAAACTGGCTTTCACTACACATGACAAACATGGCAGCCAATACTCCATATGGGTGATGAAGAATTATGGTGTGGTTGAGTCTTGGAATAAACTTTTTGTTGTACCATTTCAAAGGGCAGCTTATTGCCATGCCTTTACCGAGTATGGTTCACTTCTGGTTTCCTACAGCTACCTAAATGATCTAGTATGGAGTCAGGGATTCAAGATTGTATTGATTGACGCTGAAACTCTACATGAGAAGAAGGATCCTGATATCCAATGTCCTTCATATGTAGCTACTTTCATGGAGAGCCTTGTTTTACTTGATGATGGAGCAAAAGCGGTGTCTTACTAA